From the Helicobacter pylori genome, one window contains:
- a CDS encoding YkgJ family cysteine cluster protein, which produces MRDFDFSFNHRACEGCGAKCCVGESGYIFVTIQEMQKISAFLKLELEEFSQKYVKKVGYKFSLLEKDAKDLGLACVFLDLETKKCQIYSARPKQCQTFPFWESVKTFSKEQKEAFCQSCPGITQKTKETKVR; this is translated from the coding sequence ATGCGAGATTTTGATTTCAGTTTTAATCATAGGGCATGCGAGGGTTGTGGGGCAAAGTGTTGCGTGGGAGAAAGCGGGTATATTTTTGTAACGATCCAAGAAATGCAAAAAATTAGCGCTTTTTTAAAATTAGAATTAGAAGAATTCAGTCAAAAATACGTTAAAAAGGTGGGTTATAAGTTCTCTTTATTAGAAAAAGACGCTAAAGATTTGGGTTTGGCGTGCGTGTTTTTGGATTTGGAGACGAAAAAATGCCAGATTTATAGCGCGCGCCCTAAGCAATGCCAGACTTTTCCTTTTTGGGAGAGCGTGAAAACTTTCTCTAAAGAGCAAAAGGAAGCTTTTTGTCAAAGCTGTCCGGGCATCACACAAAAAACCAAAGAGACTAAAGTACGCTAA
- a CDS encoding tetratricopeptide repeat protein, with protein sequence MNIQTKKRFLANLLLFSLFSCLKAETLSEDHQILLSSDAFHRGDFATAQKGYMNLYKQTNKVVYAKEAAISAASLGDIKTAMHLAMLYQKITNNRNDVSINKILVDGYAQMGQIDKAIELLHKIRKEEKTIATDNVLGTLYLTQKRLDKAFPLLNKFYNQVHDEDSLEKLITIYFLQNRKKEGLDLLQSHIDRYGCSEQLCQKALNTFTQFNELDLAKTTFARLYEKNPIVQNAQFYIGVLILLKEFDKAQQIAELFPFDRRLLLDLYTAQKKFDQASKQASLIYQERKDPKFLGLEAIYHYESLSANKKKPTKEEMLPIIQKLEQATKERQAWLAKTKDKEDAQDAFFYNFLGYSLIDYDMDVKRGMDLVRKALALDSNSVLYLDSLAWGYYKLGNCLEAKKIFSSIAKELIQNEPELKEHNKIIQECKK encoded by the coding sequence ATGAATATTCAAACAAAGAAAAGATTTTTAGCAAATTTATTGCTTTTTAGCCTGTTTTCTTGCCTTAAGGCTGAAACCCTTTCAGAAGATCATCAAATCCTGTTGAGTTCAGACGCTTTCCATAGAGGGGATTTTGCCACCGCTCAAAAAGGCTATATGAATCTCTATAAGCAAACCAATAAAGTGGTGTACGCTAAAGAGGCGGCCATTTCAGCGGCGAGTTTAGGGGACATTAAAACCGCTATGCATTTAGCCATGCTTTATCAAAAAATCACCAATAATCGTAACGATGTTTCTATCAATAAGATTTTAGTGGATGGCTATGCGCAAATGGGGCAGATTGATAAGGCGATTGAACTATTACACAAGATTCGTAAGGAAGAAAAAACCATAGCCACAGACAATGTGTTAGGGACTTTGTATTTGACTCAAAAGCGTTTGGATAAGGCTTTCCCGTTGTTGAATAAGTTTTATAACCAAGTGCATGATGAAGACAGCCTAGAAAAACTCATTACGATTTATTTTTTGCAAAACCGTAAAAAAGAGGGCTTGGATTTGTTGCAATCTCATATAGATAGGTATGGTTGCTCAGAGCAATTGTGCCAAAAAGCGCTCAACACCTTCACGCAATTTAACGAGCTTGATTTGGCTAAAACGACTTTCGCTCGTTTGTATGAAAAAAACCCTATTGTTCAAAACGCCCAATTTTACATAGGGGTATTAATCTTGTTAAAAGAGTTTGATAAGGCCCAGCAAATCGCAGAATTATTCCCCTTTGACAGGCGTTTATTGCTAGACTTATACACTGCGCAAAAGAAATTTGATCAAGCTTCCAAACAGGCTTCTTTAATCTATCAAGAAAGAAAAGACCCTAAATTCTTAGGCTTAGAGGCGATTTATCATTATGAAAGCTTGAGCGCGAATAAGAAAAAGCCCACCAAAGAAGAGATGTTGCCCATCATTCAAAAATTAGAGCAAGCCACCAAAGAGCGCCAAGCATGGCTTGCTAAAACTAAAGATAAAGAAGACGCGCAAGACGCTTTCTTTTATAATTTTTTAGGGTATTCCTTAATAGATTATGACATGGATGTTAAAAGGGGCATGGATCTTGTGAGGAAAGCCTTAGCGTTAGATTCTAACTCAGTGCTTTATTTGGATTCTTTAGCATGGGGTTATTACAAATTAGGGAATTGCTTGGAAGCTAAAAAGATCTTTTCTAGCATCGCTAAAGAGCTTATCCAAAACGAACCCGAATTAAAAGAACACAATAAAATCATTCAAGAATGCAAGAAATAG
- a CDS encoding indole-3-glycerol phosphate synthase — protein MQEIGILENLQKSLALKEGMLSYEMLGKSLSYNPYLPRVIPQTKNCVFVTPDEVLETLLKENTHTDCVIVNFKGLYEIGAPSVFDLEVLGLLRRHASSLIVHEDFFISHYQLLESLVQGSDGVVLDEELLKEDLKGMVEFAWRLGLSVFVETHKPDYTHLKDLGVLGVLENSPHSYNQKKIVFLD, from the coding sequence ATGCAAGAAATAGGGATTTTAGAAAATTTACAAAAAAGCTTAGCCTTAAAAGAGGGCATGCTTTCTTATGAAATGCTGGGTAAAAGCCTGTCGTATAACCCTTACTTGCCTAGAGTCATTCCTCAAACCAAAAATTGTGTTTTTGTAACCCCTGATGAGGTTTTAGAAACGCTTTTGAAAGAAAACACCCACACCGATTGCGTCATTGTCAATTTCAAAGGATTATACGAAATAGGCGCGCCAAGTGTGTTTGATTTAGAAGTTTTAGGGTTATTGCGCCGCCATGCGAGCTCTTTGATTGTCCATGAGGATTTTTTCATCAGCCACTACCAGCTTTTAGAATCGCTTGTTCAAGGCTCTGATGGGGTCGTTTTAGATGAAGAGCTTTTAAAAGAGGATTTAAAAGGCATGGTAGAGTTCGCTTGGCGTTTGGGCTTGAGCGTGTTTGTAGAGACCCACAAGCCCGATTACACTCATTTAAAAGATTTAGGGGTTTTAGGCGTGCTAGAAAATAGCCCCCATTCTTATAATCAAAAAAAAATAGTCTTTTTAGATTGA
- a CDS encoding YfhL family 4Fe-4S dicluster ferredoxin, with product MSLLVNDECIACDACREECPSEAIEEGDPIYNIDPDRCTECYGYDDEPRCVSVCPVDAILPDPNNAESKEELKYKYESLKEQD from the coding sequence ATGTCATTATTGGTGAATGATGAATGCATTGCGTGCGATGCTTGCAGAGAAGAATGCCCTAGTGAGGCGATTGAAGAGGGTGATCCTATTTATAATATTGATCCGGACAGATGCACGGAGTGTTACGGGTATGATGATGAGCCTCGTTGCGTGAGCGTATGCCCTGTAGATGCGATTTTACCGGATCCTAACAACGCAGAGAGCAAAGAGGAATTGAAATACAAATACGAAAGCTTAAAAGAGCAAGATTAA
- the waaC gene encoding lipopolysaccharide heptosyltransferase I codes for MKIAIVRLSALGDIIVSAVFLAAIKERFTDAQIEWFVDERFGAILEHSPYIDKLHPIALKSALTTFNPLKIFKLFKNLRAYEYDIIIDMQGLIKSALITQTLKAPKKVGFDYASAREGLSAFFYSQKVSIAYDEPILKRNSTLLSQALNLPEKEISEGLSSRAKAFSYQPSPKINALNLNQNKPKILFVLETSKINKTYPTERFKELALMLENFQICLLWHANEEKATTLYHALKHQRDVLLLPKLTLNEVKALLFKMDVIIGGDTGITHLAWALQKPSITLYGNTPMERFKLESPINVSLTGNSNASYHKKDFSIQNIEPKKIKECVLNILKEKE; via the coding sequence TTGAAAATAGCGATTGTCAGGCTTTCAGCACTTGGGGATATTATCGTGAGCGCGGTGTTTTTAGCGGCCATTAAAGAGCGTTTCACTGACGCTCAAATAGAATGGTTCGTGGATGAAAGATTTGGCGCGATTTTAGAGCATTCCCCTTATATTGATAAATTACACCCTATCGCTTTAAAAAGCGCGCTTACAACCTTTAACCCTTTGAAGATTTTCAAACTTTTTAAAAATTTAAGGGCTTATGAATACGATATAATCATTGACATGCAAGGCTTGATCAAATCCGCCCTCATCACTCAAACGTTAAAAGCCCCTAAAAAAGTCGGCTTTGATTACGCTTCGGCTAGAGAAGGTTTGAGCGCGTTTTTTTACTCGCAAAAAGTCTCTATTGCTTATGATGAGCCTATTTTAAAGCGCAATTCCACGCTCCTTTCTCAAGCCCTAAACTTGCCAGAAAAAGAAATTTCAGAGGGTTTAAGCTCTAGGGCTAAAGCGTTTTCTTACCAGCCTTCTCCAAAAATCAATGCGTTAAATTTGAATCAAAATAAACCAAAAATCCTTTTTGTTTTAGAAACTTCTAAAATCAATAAAACTTACCCCACAGAGCGTTTTAAAGAGTTGGCGTTAATGTTAGAAAATTTTCAAATTTGCTTGTTATGGCATGCTAATGAAGAGAAAGCCACCACGCTTTATCACGCTTTAAAACACCAGCGCGATGTGTTATTGCTCCCTAAACTCACTTTAAACGAGGTTAAGGCGTTGCTCTTTAAAATGGATGTGATTATTGGGGGCGATACGGGTATCACGCATTTAGCATGGGCGTTGCAAAAACCTAGCATCACCCTTTATGGCAACACGCCCATGGAGCGTTTTAAATTAGAAAGCCCGATCAATGTTTCGCTCACCGGTAATTCAAACGCCAGCTATCATAAAAAGGATTTTTCTATCCAAAACATAGAGCCTAAAAAAATCAAAGAATGCGTTTTAAATATTTTAAAGGAAAAAGAATGA
- a CDS encoding lipid A biosynthesis lauroyl acyltransferase, giving the protein MTYKERLIHEKILNKDDKGFKTELRILSVFIVEFLVNILGFMLAKMPHFWFLRCIKALAWLMKTFDRRRYFDAKANLDFVFGDSKSEEEKKRIIKKGYENFAFIILETIRVIFIPKAEYDARFTLINEENVWKSLNKEGQAITLCMHFGYWEAVGTTLAQYYKDYGRGCLGRLTKFAPINHMIMSRREAFGVRFVNKIGAMKELIKIYNQGNGLVGILVDQNVVPKDGVVVKFFNRDATHTTIASILSRRYNIDIQPVFIDFNDDYSHYTATYYPSIRSQITDNAENDILECTQAQASLCEEVIRNHPESYFWFHRRFKSTHPEIYQR; this is encoded by the coding sequence ATGACTTATAAAGAACGACTCATACACGAAAAAATATTAAATAAAGACGACAAGGGTTTTAAAACAGAACTGCGTATTTTGAGCGTTTTTATCGTGGAATTTTTGGTGAATATTCTAGGGTTTATGTTGGCTAAAATGCCTCATTTTTGGTTTTTAAGGTGCATTAAAGCTTTAGCATGGCTCATGAAAACCTTTGATAGGCGCCGTTATTTTGACGCTAAAGCCAATTTGGATTTTGTGTTTGGGGATTCTAAAAGCGAAGAAGAGAAAAAAAGGATCATTAAAAAGGGGTATGAAAATTTTGCTTTCATCATTTTAGAAACCATTAGAGTGATCTTTATCCCTAAGGCTGAATACGACGCTCGTTTCACGCTCATCAATGAAGAAAACGTGTGGAAGTCTTTAAACAAGGAAGGCCAAGCGATCACTTTATGCATGCATTTTGGCTATTGGGAAGCGGTAGGCACGACTTTGGCGCAATATTATAAGGATTATGGTAGGGGGTGTTTGGGGCGTTTGACTAAATTTGCCCCCATCAATCACATGATCATGAGCAGGCGAGAGGCGTTTGGGGTGCGTTTTGTCAATAAAATAGGGGCGATGAAAGAACTCATTAAAATATATAATCAAGGCAATGGCCTGGTGGGGATTTTAGTGGATCAAAATGTCGTGCCTAAAGACGGGGTGGTGGTGAAATTCTTTAATAGAGACGCTACGCACACCACGATCGCTTCTATTTTGTCGCGCCGTTACAATATAGACATTCAGCCGGTATTCATTGATTTTAACGATGATTATTCGCATTACACAGCGACTTATTACCCAAGTATCCGCTCTCAAATCACCGATAACGCTGAAAACGATATTTTAGAATGCACGCAAGCCCAAGCGAGCTTGTGCGAAGAGGTGATTAGAAACCACCCGGAAAGTTATTTTTGGTTCCACAGGCGTTTTAAAAGCACCCACCCTGAAATTTATCAAAGATAG
- the tgt gene encoding tRNA guanosine(34) transglycosylase Tgt: MDFQLQAVDDNARAGVLNLAHSQVETPVFMPVGTQGCIKSLDAMDMQEILGAKLILANTYHMYLRPGEKVVEQLGGLHRFAQFYGSFLTDSGGFQAFSLSDNVKLQEDGIIFKSHIDGSKHLFTPAKVLDIQYSLNSDIMMVLDDLVGLPAPLKRLEESIKRSAKWANLSLEYHKEKNRPNNNLFAIIQGGTHLKMRSLSVELTHGGFDGYAIGGLAVGESVDKMLETIAHTAPLLPKDKPRYLMGVGTPENILDAISLGVDMFDCVMPTRNARNATLFTHSGKISIKNVPYKLDDTPIEENCACYACKRYSKAYLHHLFRAKELTYARLASLHNLHFYLELVKNARKAILEKRFLSFKKEFLKKYHSRSH, encoded by the coding sequence ATGGATTTCCAACTCCAAGCTGTTGATGATAACGCGCGAGCTGGCGTTTTGAATTTAGCTCATTCTCAAGTAGAGACACCCGTTTTCATGCCCGTAGGCACGCAAGGTTGCATCAAATCTTTAGACGCTATGGATATGCAAGAAATTTTAGGCGCTAAACTCATTTTAGCCAACACTTATCACATGTATTTACGACCGGGCGAGAAAGTGGTTGAACAATTAGGGGGCTTGCATCGTTTCGCTCAATTTTATGGGAGTTTTTTAACCGATAGCGGGGGGTTTCAAGCTTTTAGTTTGAGCGATAACGTCAAATTGCAAGAAGACGGGATTATTTTTAAATCCCATATTGATGGGAGCAAGCATCTATTCACGCCCGCTAAAGTTTTGGACATTCAATATTCTTTAAATAGCGATATTATGATGGTTTTAGACGATTTAGTGGGCTTGCCCGCTCCACTAAAGCGCCTTGAAGAATCCATTAAAAGAAGCGCTAAATGGGCGAATCTTAGCCTAGAATACCACAAAGAAAAAAACCGCCCCAACAACAACCTTTTTGCCATTATTCAGGGCGGCACGCATTTGAAAATGCGAAGCCTTAGCGTAGAATTAACGCATGGTGGTTTTGATGGTTATGCTATAGGCGGTTTAGCGGTGGGGGAAAGTGTAGATAAAATGCTAGAAACGATCGCGCACACCGCCCCTTTGCTCCCTAAAGACAAGCCTCGCTACCTAATGGGCGTAGGCACGCCTGAAAATATTTTAGACGCTATCAGTTTAGGGGTGGACATGTTTGATTGTGTGATGCCCACCAGAAACGCCAGAAACGCCACCCTTTTCACGCATTCTGGAAAAATTTCTATCAAAAACGTGCCCTATAAATTGGATGATACGCCTATTGAAGAAAATTGCGCTTGTTATGCTTGCAAACGCTACTCTAAAGCCTATTTGCACCATCTCTTTAGGGCTAAAGAACTCACTTACGCCCGTTTAGCCAGCTTGCACAATCTGCATTTTTATTTAGAGCTGGTTAAAAACGCCAGAAAAGCCATTTTAGAAAAACGGTTTTTGAGTTTTAAAAAAGAGTTTTTAAAAAAATACCACTCTCGCTCTCATTGA
- a CDS encoding COG3400 family protein has product MKKIALILDGIVAKNFLDLVLRHYSNHNFYIVVVKDESLIPKNYPSTFAFHCFDATSSFRLLQVLNDEVSDAFLIIQDFKEQRIIHKIIQTHFKRMRVVLSVKRDSEKTLENNEENKDEKLILIDEFEVLANKFISRLPNIPSTPREFGLGKGEIMEIDVPFGSIFAYRHIGSIRQKEYRIVGLYRNDVLLLSTKSLVIQPRDILLVAGNPEILNAVYHQVKSNVGQFPAPFGKSIYLYIDMRLQSRKAMMRDVYQALFLHKHLKSYKLYIQVLHPTSPKFYHKFLSLETESIEVNFDFYGKSFIQKLHEDHQKKMGLIVVGRELFFFKKHRRALHKTATPVYKTNTSGLSKTTQSIVVLNESLSINEDMSSVIFDVSMQMDLGLLLYDFDPNKRYKNEIVNHYENLANTFNRKIEIFQTDIKNPIMYLNSLRNPILHFMPFEECITQTRYLWFLSTKVEKLAFLNDDHPQIFIPVAE; this is encoded by the coding sequence TTGAAGAAAATCGCCCTTATTTTAGATGGCATTGTAGCAAAAAATTTTTTAGACTTGGTGCTAAGGCATTATTCTAATCATAATTTTTATATAGTGGTTGTCAAAGATGAGAGCCTTATCCCTAAAAATTACCCGAGCACTTTCGCTTTTCATTGTTTTGATGCGACTTCCAGTTTTAGGCTTTTGCAAGTGTTAAACGATGAGGTGAGCGATGCGTTTTTAATCATACAAGATTTTAAAGAGCAACGCATCATCCATAAAATCATTCAAACCCATTTCAAACGCATGCGCGTGGTTTTGAGCGTGAAAAGAGATAGCGAAAAAACTTTAGAAAACAATGAAGAAAATAAAGATGAAAAGCTTATTTTGATTGATGAATTTGAAGTTTTAGCCAATAAATTCATTTCTCGTTTGCCTAATATCCCTAGCACCCCTAGAGAGTTTGGGTTAGGCAAGGGCGAGATCATGGAGATTGATGTGCCTTTTGGGAGCATTTTTGCTTACAGGCATATTGGCTCTATCAGGCAAAAAGAATACAGGATTGTAGGGCTTTATCGCAACGATGTTTTGTTGCTCTCCACTAAATCTTTAGTCATCCAACCACGAGACATTCTCTTAGTGGCAGGCAATCCGGAAATTTTAAACGCGGTGTATCATCAAGTCAAAAGCAATGTGGGGCAGTTCCCAGCCCCCTTTGGTAAGAGCATTTATTTATACATTGATATGCGCTTACAAAGCCGAAAAGCGATGATGCGCGATGTGTATCAAGCCTTGTTTTTGCACAAGCATTTAAAGAGCTACAAGCTCTACATTCAGGTTTTACACCCCACTAGCCCTAAGTTTTATCATAAATTTTTATCGCTAGAAACCGAAAGCATTGAAGTGAATTTTGATTTTTATGGGAAAAGTTTTATCCAAAAACTCCATGAAGACCACCAAAAAAAAATGGGTTTGATTGTGGTAGGCAGAGAGCTTTTTTTCTTCAAAAAACACCGAAGAGCCTTGCATAAAACAGCCACCCCGGTTTATAAAACCAACACTTCTGGCTTGTCTAAAACCACTCAAAGCATTGTGGTTTTGAATGAAAGTTTAAGTATTAATGAAGACATGTCTTCAGTGATTTTTGATGTGTCTATGCAAATGGATTTGGGCTTGTTGCTCTATGATTTTGACCCTAACAAGCGCTATAAAAACGAGATTGTCAATCATTACGAAAATTTAGCCAACACCTTTAACCGCAAGATTGAGATTTTTCAAACCGATATTAAAAATCCTATCATGTATCTCAATTCTTTAAGAAATCCCATTTTGCATTTCATGCCTTTTGAAGAGTGCATCACGCAAACGCGCTATTTGTGGTTTTTATCCACTAAAGTGGAAAAATTAGCGTTTTTAAACGATGATCACCCTCAAATTTTTATCCCTGTAGCGGAGTGA